The genomic window CATAGTTGATAGAAATTGTTTGAAGGACGATTCTATCTGAATTTCAGAGTGCAACTTCGGAGATAGATATAGAGAACTACTAATTTAAGGGACTACTATAAGACTCGAGTATAAAtctaaaaatcaatttaaaacttAATTTATAGTAGCATTTCTAACATTATTTGTTAAGTACCCATCTATGACAAAACTATTTATGTCACATATATACTTTACACATTGCCACCCTTTAATTTATTACCTCTTCATTTTCACTCTACAAGTTCTTAGTTTCATAACTTTTCTCTCCTAACACTCCACTGCAGAATGTAATTTCTAATTTGTTCCAATTCACTATTTTATATTATCaccttattttcaaaaacttttaaatATCGACTCTTTCACACCACCCATATGAtagcaaaaaaaataaatcacccatattttttaaaaaaatttatgtatttCTTTATTCATTCAATGTTCAAACCATGAACTAATATCATTACAACCCACCCAAATATATTCCCCCAACATAAATTTTTTCTgttttataaaagaaaaagaaggaaaaaaaagggGAATGTGCATTGTGGAAAAGTTGTTATCAAATTTGACTGTTTGGGGTCATTGAATGCTTCCGAGTTTTGACATGTTTCAAATtggatttccagcaatattttGGGTTTTCCGATTTTCGGCCTTATCAGAAAGATGCCATTCAGAAAATTATTGAGAAAAGGGACTGCTTGGTAGTCATGGCTACTGGTAGTGGGAAATCCTTGTGGTAAATAACATTATCTTAATATTTCACTCTTATTTGAATTTATTAGTTACCTAAATTGGAGAGTGAGATAGAAACTATACCTTTTTCAAACAGTTACCAGGCACCACCCTTGGTTGTTAGAAAGACTGGGATAGTTGTTAGCCCTCTAATATCATTTATGCAAGACCAGGTGAGTTGATTTTAGTCCAAatgcatcttttttttttttttttcttttttctttgctaTTAGTTGTTCAAGTAGTGATGATCTAATATGTATAAAAAATGAGGAAAACATGTAATGGCTTTAAAACAGCGGGGCATCAAGGCTGAATATCTTGGAAGTGCTCAGAAGGATTCCACTGTTCAGAGAAAATTAAAGCCGAGCAGGGTCAATTTGACATTTTGTTCATGACTCCGGAAAAGGCTTGCACAGTTCCTACCAGGTGTTGTGATAAACCTATGTATCATCTTAAGCTGTGTTCGTTACCTTATTTTGAGTGAACAAACTATTGATGCTCTCGTGTCGAATGACTCTAGATAACTTatacattttctttttatttttgggaTAAAATAGTGCTTGGAGTTTATTAGTTGGACCTAAAACTGTTTGACTTGGAGGGTATCCTCTTTCATTAAGTCTTCTACTTCTATTTgtgcttatcctgctcctttcTCTGTGTTTGTGTGCTGTATATTTTTACTATGACTTGAACATTTGAGTTGAGTTATGAATCCAATGCTTCTTGTATGGTGGCATCCTTTTTGTATATTTCTTTTTGTTTAGATGATAATGCTTTTATTTGACAAAAATTctcttcttgtttgatatattttaTGCCATAGATCATTAACTTTCGTGCATATTATGCTTTGTCTAATTGTGATTTCGTGTTATATTTCATCACATTTTATGCAGTTTCTGGTCTAACTTGCTGAAGGAAGGAATTAGCCTTTTTGCTGTTGATGAAGCTCATTGTATATCAGAATGGGGGCATGATTTTAGGGTGGAATACAAGAACTTACACAATTTACGTGGTGTTCTACTAGATGTTCCTTTTGTTGGCTTAACTGCGACAGCTATTGAAAAGTAAGTACCTTTTGTTTGGCTGATAGTGAAGCATACCATTACTAGTTATCTTGTATTATTCTTCTTTGTCTTAATGAAATTCTTCTAtcaaaggaaacaaaaagaagCATATCATTGCTGTATTTTACAGTGATCCTGATGCACATTCTGTACCTCCTTTATCTTTTACATATTTTCCTCTTCATCTGCTTTTTGTCGACAATTTTATTATGGTTTTCTACTTTGACTTGGAAGCTTTATCACCATCCTTTGCTAGTTTGAGTGAACTGAGTAAAAGTCTAAAAGATCTGGCCCATACACTCATGCACACTGCCACACACGTAGTTCCCTCGAACCTAGGTTAGTAAGTGAAGCCTTGGCCTCATCTCAGTGGTTTGCTCCAATGACAGAAGAGTTTCAATCCCTCTCTTGCACTTCCACTTGGTTCCTCTTCCCCCAACCCGCATTGTCATTGGCTGTAAGTGGGTCTTTTGTGTAAAACAGAACTTAGATGGCAGCATCAATAAGTTAAAGGCTTGCCTTACTGCCGAGGGTTTCTTAGAAAAGGTTGGCTTTGATCATTCAGAGACTTTTTCACACATTGCGAAGCCTGCAACTATTTGGGTGGTTCTAGCTCTTGTCCTTACAAATGGTTGGGTCCTGAGGCAGTTAGATGTGAACAATTTCTTCCTAAATGGTGTGCTCACTAAAGAAGTGTACATGAAGCAACCAGAATGGTTCTTGGATGGGTCTGGGCTAGTGTTTAAGCTGAACAAATCGTTGTAGAGCTTAAAACAAGCACCATGAGCATGTTTTGAAACACTTAAAGCCTCACTCAAGAGCTTGGGGTTTAGCAGTGCCAAGTGTGACCTCTCTCTTTATCAAGACTCATCAATCTCATGTTAACTATATCCCTGTGTACGTGGATGATATAATCATCACAGACTCTTCTCCTTCCTACATTCAAGAGCTCATCACTCTTAATAGCAAATTTGCACTCAATGATTTAGAGGACTTGCACTATTTCTTAACATGAGTGCAAAAGCGCCCAAATGGTTTATTGTGTCTGTCGCAGGATAAATATGTTGAGACCTCctccaaaagagaaaaatggacAAAACCAGAGCTCTCTCCATTCTAATGGTCTCTGCTCTCAAATAGTGGCAGATACTATGGATAATCCTACTCTCTATAAATCAGATGTAAGAGCTTTATAATATGCAACTGTTACAAGGCTCGTCAGTTTACATCCTCTCCTCAAGAGAGTCTTTGGAAGGCTGTGAAAAGGATTCTAAGGGACCTTGTTGGCACTCAGGAGCTAGGAATTTCGCTCAGACCAGCTTCAGACCCACTGAATTTGAATTTGAGAGGGTACTGGGATGCTGATTAAGTTGCAGATATGGATGATAGAAGGTCCACTTCAGGTTCCTGTGTCTATCTAGGTCTTAATATCATTTCATGGTTATCTAGAGAACAACCTACACCCGGGGCAAAATACAGGAGTATGGTAGATCTTACTGCAGAACTCATCTGGATACAAACCTTGCTCACTAAATTAAAGGTTCCCACCTTAAGGCCATTGTTGTATTGTGACAACATTAGTGCTATAATGCTAGCTCACAATCCCGTGTTGCATAACAGAACAAAGCACATGGAGTTAAATCTCTTCTTTGTGAGAGAAATGGTCATGGAAGGAAGGCTACTGATTGTTTATATTCCCACTGATGAACAACCAGCAGTATCTAAAGCAAAGTTTCTGAGCCTAAGAGAGAAATTACTTGCAACAGTTCTCCAAAGTAGTAGAGTGCCCAGTTTCAGGGGGCATAATAGAGTGAGCTGAGTAAAAGTCTAGAAGAGTTAGAAACAGTTAAGCTGATCTGTTAGGCAGCTAGAGCAAGTGCCATCTACGATAGATTCCCCTAAGTAACTTAGGCATGTAAGACTCTTCTACCCTTTGCACTAGCTTGCTGAACAAGCTTCTCCTCTATGTATATAAACACAGATTCAGTGTTTCAATAGTTAGTGCTTAAGAATGAACATTTCACTGCGAACAGATTGACTGTGGccttttcttttgttaatatTTGCTTGATCTTATTTTACATAGATATCCAAGTCACTTGCGGAAGCAGGAATTGAGGCTGGAATGTACCATGGCCAAATGGATAAAAAATCTCGTGAAGAGTCTCATAGGTTAATATTCTGTCTTGTGTACTTTCAGAATATCAAATGAATCATTTCCCTTATGGTCCTTGTGAGTGCAGAGCTTGCTCCTTCCTAATTCCCATatccattttcttcttttcttcccttGTGTTTTTTGTTATGTTGAATATGCTAGTGTGCTTTGGTGTGCTTTTAAGCCTAACTAAACTGTTCGCAAATTTCTTTAGGTTATTTGTCAGGGATGAACTGCAAATCATGGTGGCTACAATTGCTTTTGTCATGGGCATAGATAAGCCTAACATAAGACAAATGATTCATTATGGTTGCCCTAAGAGTGTGTGTGGTTCAAGTATTACTTTATTAAAAAAGATTCCATTCCCATGGGAATCAAAGATACCCAAAGAGAAAGTGGGAATTGAAATGATGGTATTTTGATTTCCTGGAATCAAACTTGTTTAGGAATAGcttttcaaactttgaaccaaacatgggaaTATAATATTTCCATCTTAAAATTCCTAGGAATTATTTATAATTCCTCCAACCACACACACCCTAAGAGTCTTGAGTGCTACTACCAGGAAAGTGGGCGCTGTGGTAGAGATGGTATAGCTTGTGTTTGTTGGCTTTACTACACAAGAAGTGACTTTGCGAAGGGTGACTTTTATTGCGGAGACCTAAAAACAGTATGTTTACATATCAGGAACAGTAGCTAATATTCTACGGTTTAGTGTACATTGAAGTTGCCACTTCATGCATATTTCACATTACAAGTTATAACCATTATATTCCGGCTTCCAATTTGCCAGGAAACccaaaaaagagatgttatggaTTCATTACTCGCTGCTGAACGTTATTGTGTGCTTGCAACTTGCAGGAGAAAGTTCTTGCTTGAACACTTTGGGGAACAATATCCAGCTGATAGATGTGGTTTGGCTTTCACTTGTACCCTTCAATATAATCACAGTTTTAGTCAAATAAAAGCTTAAGCTACATTATTAGCCTTCTTTTTCATTTGCTTGACTTAAGCACCATTTTTCTTGCCCTGCTATAACCTAGTAAAATCCATTGCATCTATTTAACTTGCGATGCCTGTTATTTACTTCtccctttttaattttctttgtgtAGTGGGAATTGTATATCATCTTTGGTTTTGCTCCCCATTGAAAACATGGTCTTCTTTCTCTGTTTCTTTGTTCTTTTCTATAGATCTTGTCTCTTGATACCAAGGTTCCTGACAATTAGACCTTCACACGAAGT from Arachis ipaensis cultivar K30076 chromosome B09, Araip1.1, whole genome shotgun sequence includes these protein-coding regions:
- the LOC107619644 gene encoding uncharacterized protein LOC107619644 isoform X2; this encodes MTPEKACTVPTSFWSNLLKEGISLFAVDEAHCISEWGHDFRVEYKNLHNLRGVLLDVPFVGLTATAIEKYPSHLRKQELRLECTMAKWIKNLVKSLIGYLSGMNCKSWWLQLLLSWA
- the LOC107619644 gene encoding uncharacterized protein LOC107619644 isoform X1, coding for MTPEKACTVPTSFWSNLLKEGISLFAVDEAHCISEWGHDFRVEYKNLHNLRGVLLDVPFVGLTATAIEKYPSHLRKQELRLECTMAKWIKNLVKSLIGESSCLNTLGNNIQLIDVVWLSLVPFNIITVLVK